The following nucleotide sequence is from Cucumis melo cultivar AY chromosome 1, USDA_Cmelo_AY_1.0, whole genome shotgun sequence.
attattgttttatggattatgatagaaaaaagaaagataaagatCTGAGGGCCTTTTGTAATATGAAGAACAAAACTCATAATTTACCAACGAAATTtgtgattgactcattccataggCTCAAAACTAATATCATGTATTCCTCTATCAGTCGTGTGGGTTCTGATTAACAACTTCTGCTATACTGTCTTAAGatttagtttgatttttttcttaCGGTCTCCAAGCTTGTAGATATTTCTTTCTTCGCAGGAAGTCTGGTAAAGTATCAAATGGATTTTTTACCATACTGTAGCAAACTCTTAAGATTTTGGACCACTCTAATTTCTAGCAATTGAATTTGGAGTTTCAGTCTAGTGGAACTTCTTAAGGTTGTGCACAATGGATTGATTTTGATAAATTGATGGATTAGGTTAGATGTGTACTTAAATAGACAAACCATTACAAAATAAGGGGAGAAAAATCTAATTTCATTCGGCTACATTGTCAACAATGTCAAAATGAATCATTAAGGCCATCAAAATAACTAGAAATATACATAAAAGCATAGTTTGAATTCTCAACTTCAGGAATTATCTCTCAATCTTGGCTTTCTCAACCACATTAGGTTTCACTTTGTGCCTTGTTTAGATGGACTTCATTAAGACGATCAGTTGATACCATATTTTATTTAATCTCTATTTGGAGAGCTTGGTTGTAATCACTACTAGGGTGGAGTTTTTCCTCCTTTGTTTCTCAAATCATTGAAGCTGTTTCTTTAACCAAAAAGTAAAAAGATCAGTTGATTTGATCCTTCAATGAATTCTTGGTGCTCTCTTTATCTTCTTGTGAAGTAAATCTCTTcagtttagatttggggttttCATAGGTTTTAGAGCATAGTATTTTCTTCCAGGTTTTCTTCAAGCCTAGAGTTGAGATCgtgttttttatatttctatccaTTTATCCTGGAAAATGTTTTTGAATTTAAGATTGAGCTATATCTTGCCATGCACTCTCCATCCAGTGGGTGTAATCTTGTTAAATATGACTAGTGGAGGGTGAGGgagtccttttttttttttcacaccAAAGTTCAATCACTAGCAATGTTATAAAAGTCTAAAGATTGCCTCAACACTTTTCTCCTTGAAGAGGTGAGGCATTGGCATGAGGTGATATGAGATGTGAGcctcaatttttatttattgaaagtaGAGACGAAGAACAAACACAAGTTTTATATGGAAGCCCTAGTTTAGGGAGGAAAACCATGGTGcaaatcttttttattattttcttatgaaACTAATGATACACGGAGCATTATTTTATAGGCAATAGAAATCTAATTAAAACAATGAAAGATAATTAGGACAACAAAAAGACTATAAAATTTTTGGGCTTTCAACATATAACAAGCCTGCTAATTCTAACACCCCCTCAAGTTGGGCCATAAATGTCAAAAAGACCCAACTTGTTAACACAAGACTCGAAACTCTGATTGAGAAGCCCTTTCATGAAAATATCAGCAATTTATTGGCTTGAAGATCTGTAAGAAAAGCAGATGCTACTGCTGTCCAATTTCTCTTTGATAAAGTGTCTAAATCTCCAAATGTTTAGTTCTGTCATGTTGGACCGGGTTATTGGCAATGCTGATAGTTGCCTTATTATTACAAAAAAGTTTCATAGGCACCTCATAGTCTTGACGAAGATCAGATAACAccttctggagccaaatttcctcacaaaTTCCCGAACTCATGACTTTGTACTCATCTTCAGCACTGCTCCTGACAACAACCTCTTGCTTCTTACTTCTCCAAGTAATGAGATTGTCCCACACAGAAGTACAATAACCAGAGGTAGattttctatcattgatagactctgCCCAGTCAAATCTGTATAAGCCTCAATACACCTTTTATTAGTTTTCCTAAATTTCACCCTCTTACCAAGAGTTGCTTTTAAATACCTCATAATTCTGTTTACTGTCTCCATGTGTTCTTTATAAGGAATTTGCATGAACCGACTAATAGTACTCATAGCATATAAAATGTTAAGCCTAATGTgagataaataaatcaattttcCCACCGGGCACCAATAATTCTCTCTATCAATCAGAACTTTGTCACCTTTAAGTTTGGCATTGAACTCAATAGGTGTATCGGCAAGACAACATCTTCACATACCTGTCTCGATTTacaaatcaagggtgtattttctctagGATATAGAGATGCCCTCTCTAGATCTGGTAATTTCCATCCCAAAGATGTATTTTAGATTCCCCAAATCTTTAATTTCAAACTCATCTTCCATCTTCTTTTCTAGTTGGAGGATCTCAATGGTGTCATCTCCCGATAAAACAATGTTATCAACATAGACTATCAAAATTGTGATTTTCCTAGTTTTAGAGACTTTTGTGAACAAAGTGTGATCAGAGTGCCCTTGAGTGTACCCTCGAGACTTGATGAAGGTGGTAAACTTGTCAAATCAAGCCCCTTGGTGGTTGTGTCAATCCATACAAGGACTTTCGAAGTTTCCAAACATGATGGTCAAACTGGGTTTCGAATCCTAGTGGAGGACTTATATACACTTCCTCTTCTAAATCCTCATTTAGGAACACGTTCTTAACATCAAGTTGATATAGAGGTCAGTCTTTATTTATAGCAACAGACAACAAGACCCTAACAGTGTCTAAATTTGCAAGAGGAGAGAAATTTTCGGAGTAGTCAACCCCATTAGTCTGAGTGAACCCTTTTGCAATTAATCTGGTCTTATGTCTGTCAAAGATTGCCATCTGCTTTGTACTTGATAGTAAGCACCCATTTGTATGCCGCAGTCTTATGTCCCTTAGGGAGAGTGCAGAGCTCCCAAGCCTTGTTCTTTTCAAGGGCTCACATTTCTTCCATGACTACAGTTTTCCACTCTGAGCATTCAAAGGCAAAATGAATATTCTTGGGTATTGTTGTAGAGTCAAGACTAGCTGTAAAGGCTCTGAACTGAGGAGATAGGTTCTTATAAGAAACATAGTTAGTAGTAGAGTGCTTTGTGCAGGACTTGGTACCCTTCCTTTGTGCAATAGGCAAATCAAGAGACGGATCATACTTACTGATATTTTCTAAACAATCCTCTCTAGTTCCATTCTTGGTAACTTTTGCGCTAACCTCATTCCCATCATCACTGCCCCTTCCATCTGAAATGACCTCAGTATCAATATTACCCTATTCACCTATATTTTCAAGAATAGTGGTCTCAGACCTATTACTTTCACTCATTTTACTGTCAGTATGTGAGTCAACATAATCAATCATACCTTGATCTCGTGAAGATTCAAGATTTTGGATCGGAGCCGGCTAAATAGTAGgagacccaacttcctttctaaGATTCCTCCCATGGTAGgttttccaaggaacttggttCGTAGGTAGGATCATGTTGTGAGGATCTGGGCTAGGTAAGATAACAAAAGTAGGATTGGTAGACTCTAAGGAAATCACCTAGTTAGACCTCATTCTCCACCTAAAGTGGGCTAACGGGAAAGAAAGGACGATCCTCAAGAAAGATGACATCCATGGAGATAAAGTTATTGCTCTGATACTATGAGAAATAGTTATTGCTGTTCAATTTTTGACATTTATGGAGACAGTTATTGCTCTGATACTATGAGAAATAGCTATTGCTGTTCAATTTTTCCCTTGAAAAATATCATGTAGACCGTGCCAAAAGCCATGACTAGGAGTGTGGATGTCGCCTCTAAGGTAGCCTCAATTGCTGCAATCTGCTGTTGAAGCACTTCTAGTTGTTGGTGAGCTACACccaaagaagaagaggaagcttGCACGTTAAGGTTGGAATTTGCCGAAGATCCACCAACCTCAAATGTTAAGTGAATTTGAGGATTCCTAACCTCAGGATGATAACTAGGGTTTGCAGTAGAATCAGTGGGTGGCAATGGATACAAATTTGACTGTAGAAGTGGTGTTGGTTGGATGGAATTAGGTGGTGGCACATGAAGCGACACATGGGGGACATTATAGGCCGCAAATGTAGTTTTTGGGATGTCGTCCTACTGATACACCCATTGAGTTCAATACCAAACTCGGAAATTTAGGTGACAAGGTTCTTgttgataaagagaaatatcAACGCTCGGTGGGAAAGCTGATTTACTTATCTCACACTAGGCCTAACATGTCTTATTCTGTGAGCCCTGTCAATCAGTTCATGTAGGCACCTTATGAGGAACACATGGAGGCGGTTAACAGGAGTATGAGGTATTTAAAAGCAACTCCTAATAAAAGTATAAGATTTAGAAAGATCGATGGAAGATGTGTTGAAACTTACTTATTCTGACTGGAGAAGATCTATTGTTGATAGAAAGTCTACCTCAGGATATTGTACTTTTGTTCGAAGCAATCTTGTTACTTGGAGAAGTAAGAAGCAAGGAGTTGTGGCTAGAAGCAGGCTGAAGCCGAATACATAGCTATGTGTTTGGGGATCTGTGAGGAGACCTGGCTCCAGAAGGTGTTGTTTAATCTTTGTCAAGACTATGAGGTGCCTATGAAGCTATTCTGCGATAACAAGACAACCATTAATATTGCCAATAACCCAGTCTAACATGATAAGACTAAAGATGTGGAGATTGACGCACTTCATCAAAGAGAAGCTTGACGATGGTAGCATTTGCATTCTTTACATATCCTCAAGCGAACAGATTGCTGATATCCTCACAAAGGAGCTCCTCAAACCAAGCTTTGATTTGTGTGTTAGCAAGTAGGGTATTGATGACGATTACATCCCAACTTGAGGGAGAGTGTTAGAGATAATGGGCTGTGGTAGTTACATTATTTACTTTGCCCTATTTTTATTCAGTTAATTAGGCTTGTGTTGTCTATAAATACTTTTCCTTTGTAACTCTATAAGTActggaaaataataaaattattagcaccgtggtttttctccctgttctttgtctctactttcaataGTGGTATTAGATTATCAGCCAAGGGAACAACTAAAAAGCAATAAATCTAGATGCTTTTAAGTTTTAGAATCATAGTAGCCATAGGGTAcgtaataattttatttgattcCCAGCAGCAAATTTGGTAGAATTGGACAATGTTCTGTAGCAGTTAGCTATCCTAGAGTCCATAGTTATAAAGGTAAATACATACATGAAAAGATGTCAGTTTGAGGAAAAGCAGTTcgtatcaaaatttaaaaagtgaTTGGCAGAGAATCCTAGAGGGATATTTGGTTGATACTCACAAGTCACACATATTTGATATTTCCCTTTAGGCACTGATGGGGGCTATTTGGTCATGAAACTTGAAAGAAGAATGGGGTCAAAGATGAGACTGTTGTTATTTGTTACAAACTAAAATGTCAAATTGATATTGCTAAATTACAGCAACTGGGCAGAGTTATTAAACTGAAGATTTTTCTTCCTCAGTTGTGTTTTTGGAGTCTATATGTTGGCTGAGCTGATCCTAGGTTCACATATCTAGTTgttaaggaagagaagaagGCTCACACACAAATCCTATTTGACCCAATAATTTCCTTGCATTGAGTTTCAGaatgtagaaaaaaaaatggtttaaacCATGTCAAACAAGATGAATGTTGTTTAATTGATATTTTAGATCTTTCAGACTTTATCCAGAACTGTGATTTGGACATTGCACACAGAGATAATTTAGAAGGTGtacaatatatatgtgtgtatatataattttgCTTCTTCACCTCTTGGTTTTGCAACTCCGAGCAACTAGAATGCCGGTTGGCGGACTAGTCATAACCAACTGGCATCGGCTGTGCAACCAGAAAGAGTAATGAATGATACCCACTGAAGCTTTGACCCTAAAAGTTCCTCTGATGTTATAGACAATTTTGTTGTTCTGTACCTGTCGACGAAGTACCAACCCAAAATTTTGTGGCAAGAAAACTAGGCTGGATATCAAGTGAACAGGTTGTAATCTTACTTCATTTTTTCTTTGACTGAAAGGCTGGATTGCTTGAGTTGCTATGAGTCTATCCCCAAAAAAAAGCTCTATGTCAGCATTCTCATATCTCACATCGACTCTGTGGTTCGGGTTGGTGAAATTTGCGAGAATGGTGAAGTCTCCGTTTAGATATTCAGGTGCATCAAAGTAGATGGTGCTGAGGCTTGCATTTGGTATATCAAACAAAGGATTTCTTGGTCTAACAACCAGGAAAATGACCAAAGTAGCAATTCCAAGGAAGATAAGGAGAAGACTAAAAGCTAGACACAGGAATGCAAAACACCATATAATTGGATTTGTTTGTCGTGGCCGAGCTTGCTGTAGTAATTGTGGCTTTCTGTACTTACTTGAATCTGTATGGTTTGTATTTAGCAGTGGAGTGTGTGGTTTCGTAGCTCGATTTTGTACGATTATTTGATCCAAAGAAGCCAACTCTGCCTCTCTTGAAGATGAAGCATGAGTTGGGGTAGATGCTTGAGCAACTGCTGCTGAGGCGGGGGATGGTCTAGCTGTTGGTAGAGAAGCACCGCTGGACGGTGAACTTTCTGGTGGAGCTATGGAAGTGGGTGGTGATGGTGGTGGTGGCGGTGGAGGAGGATATAGACGAGGCATCTGAACTAAAGCTGAATGAGAATCCTCAAACTCAAAGAGGAAGATGAAAGTTGATATCTTTACCAAATTGTTTATATGAATCAATTGTCAAGTGATTcaagtaaaaaagaaagaaagaaagaaagaaaaaaaaaaggaaagaaagaaaagaaaaaaggaactAAAGAAGCTTTTGACAAAGGGTGTGGGTCCAATGAGCTGTTTATTGATATTGGGGAAAGAGGGTAGTGTCGTaaaagatgaaataaataaagttgaACCAAATAGTTGTCTTTGTTTGAATTGAATAACTTCAGCTTTAGGAATCACAATTCCCTCCAACTATAACTTCAAAGGGGACAGCCATTTGTATATTTCTAGATGTATTCCACATGTAATCTTGATGGCTATATTGAACAGTTTTTATtgttattcttattattttttgaaaaagtgCATAAATTATACAGGTAAATTAATACTTTCTTtacaaaaaattttacttttcaaattttttttacaaattgtAGTGATATTTCGAACTTTCTCGAAACCCACCCCACTTGTAAATCATGGCTACAGTTTGGCCACAAGTGCATAATATACTTAACTCTTCTAAGTTAACTATGTCGAAATTGATTACACTTTAAAACGAAATTGATTACACTTTAAAAATGAATTATACagaaaaaatattacaaattaatttattaaaacaaaaaatattacagattaatttattaatactacttttaaaaacaaaaaatattacaaattaatttattaaaactaCTTTTAAAAATAGGTTACCTAGATCAAaccttttaaattttatcatttaaaaaaaataaaagaaaattgattttataaatctatagttctattatatatatacttataattatttcttttaatacTTAAAACATAATCAACTAAAGTTTAAATTTAACTCGAGAGTATCTTAAACAATTATTTAGCCTATGATAATCCAACATAAAATTGTGTCATAGTTTGATAGTATGTCTATTTTAGTAGTTATTACAGGATTAATTATGTTTTAAGGTTTAAAATCTTGTAACacttttcttactttatactatacttaatttttaaaaaagtatctTTAAAAAACTACAACAGTTTCAGCCAATAAAATGTTTGCCTCTATCACGTCTCTCTTTCTAAGTTGTTCATTTATGTGCGCAATATGATTGAGAAAGTCTAAAATCGCACAAGCACGTATGTTCATACATGAAAAACCTAATCCTAAATGAGTTATGTCATTTATTTTGTCTATTAGTTCTCCCTCTTGACATTACATGTTTCTTAATTAAATCATCAAAGTCACTTTGACAAACACACATCAATATAAGTTGGACACTTATCAGTTCTCTTCTTCGTAGTATGTACATCAATATAAGATGGTATAATAGTACAACATTCCTTCTTAGGTATCAATCCGTGGCATGGTtgtacaaaagaaaaagaaaaagaaaaagtaaaaaaaaaacataagtaAGATTAAGTAGGTCAATAGGGAGAGTTGATGAAATATGGACTAAGTAATGTTGGAAGTCAAATGTGTAAATAAGAATGGAAATTGAATAATACACAAACTTTTGATCTctgtgatatatatttatataatatatatcatCAAATGGAAGGTTACATCTTGGAAAAAGGGAAAAGCCATTTTTGATTCTTAGCCTTTAAGATTTATATCAAATGGATTGATGTGAGAGAATACTGCTCAAGAAAGAGAAATCttaaaacttttatttatttaattttcgtGTTTCTTTTTATCTATTCCCTAAGTCTTAATTTCCACAAGATGCTTTACTTTTATAGTATTTGGGTCATGCTTGCTCTAGTTAAATTGAAAGGTAATTTAAAAGTAGAACCATGTAACTATGttaagtgtttgttatttgtgtTCTGCATTTGAACTAACATACAAAAATTCATGTCCAAATCTATAAATAAAAAGTCTTAATTTGATTGATGAGTGGAGGATAATCAACTCAAATATGGCTGCTTTCATGAATAAAAGTAATAATCATCAAGAAACTATGAAGGTATATATTTGATACAACACTATACATTTGacttttctaaaatataaactATGATATATGTCAAGTGCAAAAATAAGATAATTTGTACATTATATCATATTAAATACTAAATGATATATGAAATCTACATTTACATTTTCtactatatttgtaaacacacaAAATAAACAAAGGCTTTCTATAAAAGAAATCCATTTTTAACtagaaatataaaagaaataaacaaagtcatctaaaatgaagaaaaacacTAATTGAAATATATTCTACATTATATgaatataaacaaaaattaaaaaataataaaacaaagtCAAAATTCAAAACTATATGAATAATCAAacaattaaatatttcaaaattaattgatgAGGGATAATGTAAttaatgatattttaaaaacaaaatccttatataattaataaattaaaaattgaaaaaattaaaatataagagAATATCAAAAGGTAAAAAATGTCTAAATTGTGGCAAAAATCTAGTAATGAAAGATTATTGAATTTTAGTAGAtttatgaaatattaattataaagtAGGTTAATTTCATAAATCTTTCATATTGGAGCATAATATTAAAAGGAAGATTTAGAGGTATAGTCATGTTTACATTCCATATTTCACAAATGTCCTAATCTTAGATATATTTCCTCTTAAATTTATGACAAATATAATCTTAATACTCATTCTCTTCCTTAATAAAGTTTCTAAATATTTAACattcaattatattaaaaaaccAAACGAAAATGTTTATTATCAAACACGATTTTGCAATTAATATGATATATTATTAGTTAATgtgtattattatattatttaatttatatgaTATTTATCCTACATTTTAGGGTTTTGTTGTTTAAATATAGTTCTTATTTGATTTTagctatattttatttttcacattttgtttttgttttctttcaggcacactttttttttcttttttccaagaTACATTCTTCGATAAAGACaatcacaaatatatataacgcgatatatactaaaaaaatttacaaGATAAAAAACTATATGTAATTAAAAAAGTTTATCATAtgtatttgaaaaatatattctaaaaaactaattgaagttgaaaatgctgcaaaaaaaaaatatatatatatacacaaaaaTATCCCTCATTATATATCATGACACATGATTGATCACATTTTATATCGAATAAAGATACAAGATGAGAAATATATGCCATATTTGagaaatatattataaaaatattgcAAAAAACAAACAATATATACGGAAAAAACTCATTGCATATCATCATGCAAAACTAAACTGAATATATCATCCGATATgtattttggaaaaaaagagaaatgattgttgaaaaaaacaaaaacaagaataaaTATAACTAATGAGAAACATATTTAACTAACTACATCtagaaaaattgtaaaaaataggcaaaagaaaaaaaaaatggagggATAAAAGATTTTTGGGattgattttgaaaaaattgaattttaggAGAAATTGAGGGTGAATTGTCTAAATTACCCTTCATTAATTTTACCTTCGCTTTCCTTCTCTTCGATGTAAAATAAaaccaagaagaaaaaaggaaaccTGTTTGCATTCTTCTCCTCTTCGTGAAAAAAATTTGACTTTCCCGCTTCTACTCCGATGCCATTCATCGTTCTTCCGATTGCGAGTTCGAACTAATTCGATCACCTTTCAGAgtgttttctcttatttcagtagGTTTCATCTCTAACCCACTTTCAATCGACCTCTGTTTTGCATTACCCACTACCTAAAGAGAAATTTTATAGGTTTAAAGATAATATGACCACCAACCAAGCTAAGGTTCGAGTCATTTTGGGTAAGACTCAGCCGGTAAGAATGCTCTGAACTTCTTTTGTACTCCTTTTAGAACTCTTATGTTGTATTGTTGGAATGATATCGGACCTATTCAAACAGTTTTCAGCAAGTGCCTAAATCTCTTTTAGTGAGTTATGAGTAGTAAAGTTTGGTTTAGGCCTTTTTGGAATCAATTTAAATGTtgtgtaaattagtttagtcctTGAAATCTATTGTAAcgtcccgaattttcgaggtaaattttatctttttgtggggatacaaaattttttttgaatttaatgttttgtaaattgctataataataatatgatattaattatattattattattatttattattattattataatttatcattgttattattactattatttaatattattattattattatttaatattattattattatttaatattattattacattattattaattaatattattattaattatattattatttaatattattattaattaatattattattaattatattattattattattattattattattattataattattatttaatttagtatttatatatatatataataatttttttaaaaaaaccctagacgcgcgcgccgcccccccccccagtttttcttcttcctttccccgacggtcttctccttcttcttcattctcttctccatccgacaGCGACGCCACCTTCTcgtcaatcttcttcttcttttccgaCAGCGCCAGCTTCGCCTccttcgtctccgtcgtcggaatcTCACCGCTCCAGCCTTCGTCTGCCGCGACCATCCATTTCCGAACGCCCCATTTCCGATCTCCTTTCTGTCTCACGCAACCACGGATCTGCCGGCCGTCTCTGTCTCTACCGCAAGTGACATCCCTTCCTCCGTATGCCGTCCGGTGCAACCCAGAAGTTTCGGGCTAAATCGCAGATCGTCGCCGTGTGAAATTTCGTCCGTCGTCGGGCGCAGCCAAGGCTAGCCGTTCGCGTGTGCGTCGGGTGtttcgagccgagccgtgagtcccggccaagccgagccgcgagccaaagactgagtcgagccgcgagccgagccgcgagctaaagactgagtcgagccgagttgagccgtgagccctgagccgaagaccgagccgagccgagccga
It contains:
- the LOC103490177 gene encoding uncharacterized protein LOC103490177, whose product is MPRLYPPPPPPPPSPPTSIAPPESSPSSGASLPTARPSPASAAVAQASTPTHASSSREAELASLDQIIVQNRATKPHTPLLNTNHTDSSKYRKPQLLQQARPRQTNPIIWCFAFLCLAFSLLLIFLGIATLVIFLVVRPRNPLFDIPNASLSTIYFDAPEYLNGDFTILANFTNPNHRVDVRYENADIELFFGDRLIATQAIQPFSQRKNEVRLQPVHLISSLVFLPQNFGLVLRRQVQNNKIVYNIRGTFRVKASVGIIHYSFWLHSRCQLVMTSPPTGILVARSCKTKRHYVIVISTS